A window of the Nycticebus coucang isolate mNycCou1 chromosome 3, mNycCou1.pri, whole genome shotgun sequence genome harbors these coding sequences:
- the LOC128581001 gene encoding olfactory receptor 7A10-like → MEQKNDTRTSEFLLLGFSEQHKLQPVLFGLFLSMYLITVLGNLLIILSTISDSHLHTPMYFFLSNLSFSDICFVSTTVPEMLVNIQTQSKVISYKGCIIQMHFFLFFVGLENFLLTMMAYDRFVAICHPLHYTVIMNSRLCALLVLVSWIMSALNALLQSLMVSQLTFCTELEIPHFFCELNQIIHLACSDTFLNDMVMYLAVMLLGGGCLTGILFSYSKIVSSIRAMSSAQGKYKAFSTCASHLSVVSLFYCTCLGVYLSSAATHNSHSSATASVMYTVVTPMLNPFIYSLRNKDIKRALKRLFEGKVTRSRSIAGYGAPGVSRLLFAASESFSHFSNNPSPSPGHSME, encoded by the exons ATGGAACAAAAAAATGATACACGCActtcagaatttcttcttctgggATTTTCAGAACAACACAAACTGCAGCCAGTCCTCTTTGGGCTGTTCCTGTCCATGTACCTGATCACTGTGCTCGGGAACTTGCTCATCATCCTGTCCACAATCTCAGACTCCCACCTGCACACCCCTATgtacttcttcctctccaacCTGTCCTTTTCTGACATCTGTTTTGTCTCTACCACTGTCCCAGAAATGCTGGTGAATATCCAGACACAGAGCAAAGTCATATCCTATAAAGGCTGCATCATCCAGATgcactttttcttattctttgtggGATTAGAAAACTTCCTCCTGACCATGATGGCCTATGACCGTTTTGTGGCCATCTGTCACCCCCTGCACTATACAGTCATCATGAACTCCAGGCTCTGTGCACTGCTGGTTTTGGTGTCCTGGATTATGAGTGCCCTGAATGCCTTATTACAAAGCTTAATGGTTTCCCAACTGACCTTCTGTACAGAGTTGGAAATCCCCCACTTTTTCTGTGAACTTAATCAGATTATCCATCTTGCCTGTTCTGATACCTTTCTTAATGACATGGTGATGTATTTGGCAGTTATGCTTCTGGGTGGCGGATGCCTTACTgggattcttttctcttattctaAGATAGTTTCCTCCATACGTGCAATGTCATCTGCTCAGGGGAAGTATAAAGCATTTTCCACCTGTGCATCTCACCTCTCAGTTGTCTCCTTGTTTTATTGTACATGCCTAGGGGTGTACCTCAGTTCTGCTGCCACCCACAACTCACACTCCAGTGCAACAGCCTCGGTGATGTACACGGTGGTCACTCCCATGCTGAACCCCTTCATCTACAGTCTGAGGAATAAAGACATAAAGAGGGCTCTGAAAAGACTCTTTGAGGGAa AAGTGACCAGAAGCAGGTCCATAGCGGGATATGGAGCCCCAGGTGTCTCTCGCTTACTTTTCGCTGCATCAGAGAGCTTCTCCCACTTCTCCAACAATCCTAGCCCATCACCTGGGCATTCCATGGAATAG